A genomic region of Venturia canescens isolate UGA chromosome 9, ASM1945775v1, whole genome shotgun sequence contains the following coding sequences:
- the LOC122416342 gene encoding cytochrome b-c1 complex subunit 7-like, with the protein MVTPIPRHFLINTGFRKWCYNLSGFNRYGLMRDDLLTENEVVKKALERLPQDVLDERNFRMIRAMQLNCQKIVLPKEQWTKFEEDVRYLAPYIEEVEKEMKEKADWNKE; encoded by the exons ATGGTTACACCTATACCAAGACATTTTCTGATCA ATACCGGATTCAGAAAGTGGTGCTATAATTTGTCTGGCTTCAACAGATACG GACTCATGAGAGACGATCTTTTGACAGAAAATGAAGTTGTAAAGAAAGCTTTGGAAAGGTTGCCCCAGGATGTGCTGGACGAGCGCAACTTTCGTATGATAAGAGCTATGCAGttgaattgtcaaaaaatCGTTCTGCCAAAGGAGCAATGGACAAAGTTTGAAGAG GATGTTAGATATTTGGCACCGTACATAGAGgaagtagaaaaagaaatgaaggaGAAGGCTGACTGGAACAAGGAATAA
- the NaPi-III gene encoding sodium-dependent phosphate transporter 2 isoform X2, producing MRFSAVSDTMRKGILDVSLYDGHEKELMMGALSSLAGSGIWLLLATALRLPISGTHSIVGATVGFSLVCRGTSGVRWMALANIAASWFASPILSGVVSVSIFWIIRKAILHAKKPFERGLHILPIAYGLTIAVNVLSVVHDGPKLLMLDQVPWWGSGTAAFGIGTIAAVIVYFYVVPWQRKRILIEQKEGLDENAGNYVDNDRSKEATALSVITTAGTTETGNENGKSVGVVTVALKPHLSVEQESTQPKLRGNSSASPLLTAVGADSEAQNVEEPKEDEERPEISRLFSFLQILTAAFGSFAHGGNDVSNAIGPLIALWVIYAEGSARQEADTPILILLYGGLGISIGLWVWGRRVIQTLGQDLARITPTTGFTIEVGAAVTVLLASKAGLPVSTTHCKVGSVVCVGWASRGGEGVSWTLFRNIAFAWLITVPIAGLLSAGCMAMMREFIGVD from the exons ATGCGTTTTTCAGCG GTTTCAGATACGATGCGAAAAGGAATTTTAGATGTGAGTCTCTATGATGGACACGAGAAAGAATTGATGATGGGAGCTCTTTCGAGTTTGGCTGGTTCGGGAATATGGCTGTTGCTTGCGACCGCGTTACGCTTACCGATTTCCGGTACACACTCGATAGTCGGTGCAACCGTAGGATTTTCCCTCGTCTGCAGAGGCACATCTGGG GTCAGGTGGATGGCCTTGGCCAACATAGCGGCGTCGTGGTTCGCTAGTCCCATACTCAGTGGTGTTGTATCCGTGTCAATTTTTTGGATTATCAGAAAAGCCATCCTCCATGCGAAAAAACCATTTGAAAGAGGTCTCCACATATTGCCAATTGCTTACGGTCTCACTATTGCGGTCAATGTATTGTCGGTCGTTCACGATGGACCCAAGT TATTGATGCTGGATCAAGTTCCATGGTGGGGAAGTGGAACAGCTGCTTTCGGGATCGGTACAATTGCAGCTGTGATAGTGTACTTTTACGTGGTACCTTGGCAACGAAAGAGGATATTGATAGAGCAAAAGGAAGGTCTGGACGAGAACGCAGGAAATTACGTAGACAACGATAGAAGCAAAGAGGCAACGGCACTTTCGGTAATAACGACAGCAGGAACGACAGAGACTggaaatgaaaatggaaagtCAGTTGGAGTGGTAACGGTTGCTTTGAAGCCCCATTTAAGCGTCGAGCAGGAGAGCACACAGCCAAAATTGCGAGGCAACAGTAGCGCAAGCCCACTATTAACCGCGGTCGGTGCAGATTCAGAGGCTCAAAATGTGGAGGAACCGAAAGAGGACGAGGAACGACCCGAAATCTCGAGATTATTCTCATTCCTGCAAATTCTCACTGCTGCTTTTGGTAGTTTTGCACATGGTGGCAACGATGTCAGTAATGCGATTGGTCCATTAATCGCACTTTGGGTCATTTATGCCGAGGGCTCGGCACGTCAGGAAGCCGATACACCGATTCTCATTCTACTCTATGGTGGCCTTGGCATTTCTATCGGTCTCTGGGTATGGGGACGAAGAGTCATTCAAACACTTGGACAAGACCTCGCGAGGATAACACCTACCACTGGATTTACCATTGAA GTTGGAGCTGCTGTAACGGTTTTACTGGCGAGCAAAGCTGGTTTACCTGTATCAACGACCCACTGCAAAGTCGGATCGGTAGTTTGCGTCGGTTGGGCATCGCGCGGTGGGGAAGGTGTATCCTGGACGCTTTTTCGTAACATTGCGTTCGCCTGGTTAATAACGGTTCCAATAGCCGGCCTGCTATCAGCCGGTTGTATGGCGATGATGAGAGAATTCATCGGCGTAGACTAA
- the NaPi-III gene encoding sodium-dependent phosphate transporter 1-A isoform X1, giving the protein MTVPYDENLVWLLVIGFIVAFILAFGIGANDVANSFGTSVGAGVLTIFQACVLATFFEIAGAVLIGNKVSDTMRKGILDVSLYDGHEKELMMGALSSLAGSGIWLLLATALRLPISGTHSIVGATVGFSLVCRGTSGVRWMALANIAASWFASPILSGVVSVSIFWIIRKAILHAKKPFERGLHILPIAYGLTIAVNVLSVVHDGPKLLMLDQVPWWGSGTAAFGIGTIAAVIVYFYVVPWQRKRILIEQKEGLDENAGNYVDNDRSKEATALSVITTAGTTETGNENGKSVGVVTVALKPHLSVEQESTQPKLRGNSSASPLLTAVGADSEAQNVEEPKEDEERPEISRLFSFLQILTAAFGSFAHGGNDVSNAIGPLIALWVIYAEGSARQEADTPILILLYGGLGISIGLWVWGRRVIQTLGQDLARITPTTGFTIEVGAAVTVLLASKAGLPVSTTHCKVGSVVCVGWASRGGEGVSWTLFRNIAFAWLITVPIAGLLSAGCMAMMREFIGVD; this is encoded by the exons ATGACTGTCCCGTACGACGAGAATTTGGTATGGCTCCTAGTTATTGGATTCATCGTCGCCTTCATATTAGCCTTTGGCATCGGAGCCAATGACGTTGCTAATTCGTTCGGCACCAGCGTCGGAGCTGGTGTTCTCACCATTTTTCAAGCTTGCGTCTTGGCTACTTTCTTCGAAATTGCTGGTGCTGTACTCATCGGCAACAAA GTTTCAGATACGATGCGAAAAGGAATTTTAGATGTGAGTCTCTATGATGGACACGAGAAAGAATTGATGATGGGAGCTCTTTCGAGTTTGGCTGGTTCGGGAATATGGCTGTTGCTTGCGACCGCGTTACGCTTACCGATTTCCGGTACACACTCGATAGTCGGTGCAACCGTAGGATTTTCCCTCGTCTGCAGAGGCACATCTGGG GTCAGGTGGATGGCCTTGGCCAACATAGCGGCGTCGTGGTTCGCTAGTCCCATACTCAGTGGTGTTGTATCCGTGTCAATTTTTTGGATTATCAGAAAAGCCATCCTCCATGCGAAAAAACCATTTGAAAGAGGTCTCCACATATTGCCAATTGCTTACGGTCTCACTATTGCGGTCAATGTATTGTCGGTCGTTCACGATGGACCCAAGT TATTGATGCTGGATCAAGTTCCATGGTGGGGAAGTGGAACAGCTGCTTTCGGGATCGGTACAATTGCAGCTGTGATAGTGTACTTTTACGTGGTACCTTGGCAACGAAAGAGGATATTGATAGAGCAAAAGGAAGGTCTGGACGAGAACGCAGGAAATTACGTAGACAACGATAGAAGCAAAGAGGCAACGGCACTTTCGGTAATAACGACAGCAGGAACGACAGAGACTggaaatgaaaatggaaagtCAGTTGGAGTGGTAACGGTTGCTTTGAAGCCCCATTTAAGCGTCGAGCAGGAGAGCACACAGCCAAAATTGCGAGGCAACAGTAGCGCAAGCCCACTATTAACCGCGGTCGGTGCAGATTCAGAGGCTCAAAATGTGGAGGAACCGAAAGAGGACGAGGAACGACCCGAAATCTCGAGATTATTCTCATTCCTGCAAATTCTCACTGCTGCTTTTGGTAGTTTTGCACATGGTGGCAACGATGTCAGTAATGCGATTGGTCCATTAATCGCACTTTGGGTCATTTATGCCGAGGGCTCGGCACGTCAGGAAGCCGATACACCGATTCTCATTCTACTCTATGGTGGCCTTGGCATTTCTATCGGTCTCTGGGTATGGGGACGAAGAGTCATTCAAACACTTGGACAAGACCTCGCGAGGATAACACCTACCACTGGATTTACCATTGAA GTTGGAGCTGCTGTAACGGTTTTACTGGCGAGCAAAGCTGGTTTACCTGTATCAACGACCCACTGCAAAGTCGGATCGGTAGTTTGCGTCGGTTGGGCATCGCGCGGTGGGGAAGGTGTATCCTGGACGCTTTTTCGTAACATTGCGTTCGCCTGGTTAATAACGGTTCCAATAGCCGGCCTGCTATCAGCCGGTTGTATGGCGATGATGAGAGAATTCATCGGCGTAGACTAA
- the LOC122416339 gene encoding EF-hand domain-containing protein 1-like has product MEGLPLLPGYSYKDPTISDFKLKQQFVCEKGYRILRHSDYGAGRKPNASAGTAFAPGLDADPIEYDPSLTYGRIRERPYRPVIPKYALFAQKCLNFKAFFRQGVFNSPDEHYRVRHVNIIYFLEDDTMCVMEPTIENSGFRQGRLVKRGKIPKHPDGRVYHWKDLDIGIDMVIYGIVYHTVDCDLFTREFLRSQGIDVADKEEAPVDPYTQRMLEREKYYDKAKPAAQAQSLIGDSRRRFLEFDGMVLRFDATWNDDKYQIMYFLMDDTLAVKEVYKVNVGKDPIPLLLKRTRVPKNWKNIPSNHPSVYLEIGDNEVVEYYTPKDFKIGETIFIYGRRFLLRDCDAFTRKYYAEMLCSPQPPGIIESVDSEKREEAPQAAYGSPEDTSSSSQSVVPKPPKQDLIRQISNAPQKLRYLAKMDAVHPEDEDRDFIIDYFLSDGKITISERPKRNSGRRSGCFLSKSLVPKPETRSDHPLYYTPEDLFIGAKINVHNHRFIVTGIDLYVYRFAEANPDLFTREYRDNLRNYATSRGLLADDISQQALREIERGTDTGRDSAVIGDGNECQRTDDPIRICEAELARNERGDEQQRCRELLPEPDPSPAPETCFVTELEMLPPERKKLVWADQVDVDSSGHPIVSCHPELPECTKRPPRKSCLKIRNNKNEEPTVQVKYYFYPRILPFSFIL; this is encoded by the exons ATGGAAGGATTGCCCCTTTTACCTGGATACTCGTATAAAGATCCTACA ATAAGTGATTTCAAATTAAAACAACAATTCGTATGTGAGAAAGGATACCGAATTCTTCGTCATTCGGATTATGGGGCTGGGAGAAAACCCAATGCTTCAGCTGGCACCGCATTCGCACCGGGCTTGGACGCAGATCCTATCGA atACGATCCATCTTTGACGTATGGGCGAATTCGTGAGCGCCCTTATAGACCAGTCATTCCAAAGTATGCACTTTTTGCTCAAAAGTGCTTGAATTTCAAGGCTTTCTTTCGTCAAGGTGTTTTCAATTCGCCCGACGAGCATTATCGTGTACGACACGttaatataatatattttctcGAGGACGATACAATGTGCGTGATGGAACCGACCATCGAAAATTCAGGCTTCCGACAAGGCAGACTCGTTAAACGCGGTAAAATTCCTAAACATCCTGATGGTCGAGTTTATCACTGGAAAGATCTTGACATCGGTATCGATATGG tgATATATGGCATTGTTTATCACACCGTCGACTGCGATTTATTCACCCGAGAATTCCTTCGGAGCCAAGGAATCGACGTGGCCGATAAAGAAGAAGCTCCGGTCGATCCTTACACGCAACGCATgttagaacgtgaaaaatactACGACAAAGCGAAACCGGCGGCTCAAGCTCAAAGTCTTATCGGTGATTCGAGGAGACGATTCCTCGAGTTCGACGGTATGGTCTTGCGTTTCGACGCAACCTGGAACGACGACAAATATCAAATAATGTACTTTTTGATGGATGATACACTCGCCGTGAAAGAAGTATACAAAGTGAACGTCGGCAAAGATCCAATCCCACTGTTACTCAAACGAACGAGGGTgccaaaaaattggaaaaatattccatCCAACCACCCGTCTGTGTACTTGGAAATCGGAGATAACGAAGTCGTGGAATATTACACTCCCAAGGATTTCAAG ATTGGGGAAACGATATTTATATACGGTCGACGTTTCCTTCTTCGCGACTGTGATGCCTTCACAAGAAAATATTACGCAGAGATGCTGTGCTCACCGCAGCCACCGGGAATAATCGAATCTGTGGATTCGGAGAAAAGAGAAGAGGCGCCTCAAGCAGCATATGGAAGTCCGGAAGATACGTcatcgagcagtcaatcagtCGTTCCAAAACCACCGAAACAAGATCTAATTCGACAGATCAGTAATGCACCACAAAAGCTTCGATATCTTGCAAAAATGGACGCGGTACATCCGGAGGATGAAGACCGAGATTTTATAATAGATTATTTTTTGAGCGATGGAAAGATAACGATAAGCGAGCGGCCGAAACGAAACTCGGGTCGTCGGAGTGGATGTTTTTTGTCAAAGAGTCTCGTTCCAAAACCAGAAACAAGAAGTGACCATCCGCTCTATTACACGCCGGAAGATTTGTTCATAGGTGCTAAAATAAACGTCCACAATCATCGTTTCATCGTGACGGGAATCGATCTATACGTTTATCGTTTCGCCGAGGCTAATCCTGACTTATTTACTCGAGAATATCGGGATAATTTACGTAATTATGCAACTTCACGAGGATTATTGGCCGATGACATATCGCAACAAGCTCTGAGAGAAATTGAACGAGGCACTGATACGGGACGAGATAGTGCCGTCATAGGGGATGGAAACGAATGCCAACGGACGGACGATCCAATTCGAATTTGCGAAGCTGAACTTGCTCGCAATGAAAGAGGAGACGAGCAGCAACGCTGCAGAGAATTACTCCCAGAGCCTGATCCGAGTCCAGCCCCAGAAACTTGTTTTGTGACCGAACTAGAAATGTTGCCACCCGAACGGAAAAAATTAGTCTGGGCTGATCAG GTCGACGTGGATTCCTCCGGACATCCTATAGTTTCGTGCCACCCGGAATTGCCTGAATGCACGAAACGTCCTCCACGAAAGAGTTGTCTTAAGATTCGTAATAATAAGAACGAAGAACCAACCGTCCaagtaaaatattatttctatcCACGCATCCTACCCTTTTCTTTCATCCTTTGA
- the Ythdf gene encoding YTH domain-containing family protein 3: protein MQRMKGQANNQANNGPKEHQQQQQQQQQHQQQQQQADHIGTGEDSGYDSWRGGNNAQHHSSYPIGTGDPYSPYYAGTSFPYQTFGAGDGTWSNGTDPVAFLSGYSGQIGHDGYSMDGMFSASTSGGFGTAFGQPTFNYFPGNGDFSAWSTPRKPRYEDYYPQPRGNENYGNPTSAEIKGIEQNVQGLTIGGGSGTAAGSAGGGTISAGGNGNADDVDITRHDPSRVSSVMKIEPKEPRKITWASVASQPAKPVPPISSSQVMKKKAGMPPPPIVPGKHNMDIGTWGEGKTSIPPPKAPPPPQIQPPAPPPLPAVQRQRPPPPPSWTRHPATLSRPSQPQIQTHPHAHQHSQQQPSQQQPPQSQPQPQPQQQSQEQQSQQIHQQASPPSAQLAHHHSHLAPQQTQQQHHHQHPPPPPLPPPHHHHHHHHHHHHHEQQQQQQQQQQQQQQQQHHHHHHQQHHHQQQQQSHSQQTHQAQIQQQPQQVPPSSGQMSHHSPQQQQQQQQPHQPQQPQSPGQQQLASNQAISHPVLDELKVKNDYNPTDFDQTAPGARFFVIKSYSEDDIHRSIKYEIWCSTEHGNKRLDQAYRDASRDGSPLYLFFSVNGSGHFCGMAQMVSSVDYHSNSSVWSQDKWKGQFRVRWIYVKDVPNGQLRHIKLENNENKPVTNSRDAQEVPHAKGIHVLRILHTYRHSTSIFDDFGHYEKRQAEEDQRKGPPPHMLQQQQQQQQQQQQQQQQQQQPQQQQPHHHPPQQQQQQQHSPPHHHQQHQQHQQGPYQPHTDRRRNRGGRYSGNDMRENNNPQQQHPHPQHHHREPDGRNRGRPSAPRQ from the exons ATGCAGCGGATGAAAGGACAAGCCAATAATCAGG CTAACAATGGTCCCAAGGAGcatcagcaacagcagcagcaacagcagcagcatcaacaacaacaacagcaggcGGATCACATTGGGACGGGAGAAGACTCCGGTTATGATTCGTGGCGAGGAGGGAACAACGCGCAGCATCATTCTAGCTATCCGATTGGGACGGGTGACCCGTACAGTCCGTACTATGCAGGAACGTCATTTCCGTATCAAACGTTCGGAGCGGGTGACGGTACTTGGTCGAACGGGACAGACCCCGTAGCTTTTCTGTCAGGTTACAGTGGCCAAATAGGACACGACGGTTATAGTATGGACGGAATGTTTTCGGCGAGTACGAGCGGTGGTTTTGGCACAGCATTCGGTCAACCGACATTCAATTATTTCCCGGGTAACGGAGATTTCAGTGCTTGGAGTACACCGAGGAAGCCACGTTACGAGGACTATTATCCGCAGCCACGTGGCAACGAGAATTACGGTAATCCGACGAGCGCGGAAATAAAGGGAATAGAGCAAAATGTGCAGGGACTGACGATCGGCGGAGGTAGTGGTACAGCAGCTGGAAGCGCTGGTGGTGGTACGATAAGTGCAGGCGGGAATGGCAACGCGGATGACGTTGATATAACGCGTCATGATCCGAGTCGCGTTTCATCGGTTATGAAGATCGAGCCGAAAGAGCCTCGAAAAATAACGTGGGCGAGTGTAGCGAGTCAACCGGCAAAACCTGTACCGCCTATATCGTCGAGCCAGGTGATGAAGAAGAAAGCTGGTATGCCACCTCCTCCAATAGTACCGGGTAAGCATAACATGGACATCGGAACATGGGGTGAGGGTAAAACCAGTATCCCACCACCCAAAGCTCCACCACCTCCGCAAATTCAGCCTCCAGCTCCACCGCCACTTCCTGCTGTTCAGAGGCAAaggccaccaccaccacccaGTTGGACGAGGCACCCGGCAACTTTGTCGCGTCCCTCGCAACCTCAGATTCAAACCCATCCTCACGCCCATCAACATTCTCAGCAGCAACCGTCGCAACAACAACCGCCTCAGTCGCAGCCGCAACCGCAGCCGCAACAACAGTCGCAAGAACAACAATCGCAACAGATTCATCAACAAGCTTCGCCACCCTCGGCACAACTGGCGCATCATCACAGTCATCTTGCTCCTCAACAAACCCAGCAGCAGCATCACCATCAACATCCTCCTCCACCTCCACTTCCACCACCGCACCaccaccatcatcatcatcaccatcaccatcaccatgaacagcagcagcagcagcagcagcaacaacaacagcagcagcagcagcaacaccaTCACCACCATCATCAGCAACATCATcatcagcaacaacagcaatcTCATTCCCAACAAACCCATCAAGCGCAAATACAGCAACAACCGCAACAGGTCCCACCTTCGTCTGGACAAATGTCCCATCATTCTCctcaacagcagcagcagcaacagcaacctCATCAACCACAACAACCGCAATCACCGGGTCAACAACAATTAGCTTCGAATCAAGCTATTTCTCATCCTGTGTTGGACGAGCTCAAAGTTAAAAATGATTATAATCCCACCGACTTTGATCAAACCGCACCAGGCGCTCGGTTCTTCGTTATTAAATCATATTCCGAAGATGATATACACAGATCAATTAAATATGAGATATGGTGCAGCACCGAACATGGTAATAAAAGATTGGATCAAGCTTATAGGGATGCCAGCAGGGATGGATCGCCCCTTTATCTTTTCTTCTCCGTAAATGGTTCTGGACATTTTTGCGGCATGGCACAGATGGTATCATCCGTTGATTATCATAGCAACAGCTCCGTATGGTCGCAGGATAAATGGAAAGGACAATTTCGCGTACGTTGGATTTACGTCAAAGATGTGCCCAATGGTCAATTGCGTCATATCAAActtgaaaacaatgaaaataagcCTGTGACTAATTCACGCGACGCTCAGGAAGTGCCTCACGCAAAGGGAATTCATGTATTACGCATATTACACACTTATCGCCATTCGACGAGTATTTTTGATGATTTTGGACATTACGAGAAACGACAGGCCGAGGAAGATCAACGAAAAGGTCCACCGCCCCATATgttgcagcagcagcaacagcagcagcagcagcagcaacaacaacaacaacaacaacaacaaccgcAGCAACAACAGCCTCATCATCATCCAccgcagcagcaacaacagcaacaacattCGCCACCCCATCACCATCAACAACATCAACAACATCAACAAGGACCGTATCAACCGCACACGGACCGTCGTCGGAACAGGGGAGGACGTTATTCCGGCAATGACATGCGGGAAAATAATAATCCTCAGCAACAGCATCCTCATCCCCAACACCATCATAGG GAACCTGATGGACGCAACAGAGGACGTCCCAGTGCACCACGTCAGTAG